A window of the Harmonia axyridis chromosome 5, icHarAxyr1.1, whole genome shotgun sequence genome harbors these coding sequences:
- the LOC123681037 gene encoding serine/threonine-protein kinase tousled-like 2 isoform X6, with protein MGHKRCFAGGGKIQLYLFGCDVFLESHMSAGSQIQMAPQSIVSTTQPVHSQDSNMSTGSSHSDKEVDPNTPEKLPRTPSERKRKRKVEDSGGGPVGKGVRNANSEKKINEYFKHSGNSPIRHGGAKSPSPQQPYHLMFPPSPQPVGLPSPQMPPANTVPFEFLSKTPKMPITTNMVSRHVQVKRTRNPVQTSKNAPSRCSAPFILEHTHTDLTCHAIKEYETHTSSDLEARNNKIEELTRQGEELRHQISTQQKTIEQQKQHINKCIDVVKKLLKEKSSIEKKEARQKCMQNRLRLGQFVTQRVGATFQENWTDGHAFQELARRQEEITAEREEIDRQKKLLMKKRPSTNEGGRKRNSNLHNGTDSGFLKPDAVPGSFTLQEYYEADEILKLRQNALKKEDADLQLEMEKLERERNLHIRELKRIHNEDQSRFNNHPVLNERYLLLMLLGKGGFSEVHKAFDLKEQRYVACKVHQLNKDWKEDKKANYIKHALREYNIHKALDHPRVVKLYDVFEIDANSFCTVLEYCDGHDLDFYLKQHKTIAEREARSIIMQVVSALKYLNEIKPPVIHYDLKPGNILLTEGNVCGEIKITDFGLSKVMDEENYNPDHGMDLTSQGAGTYWYLPPECFVVGKNPPKISSKVDVWSVGVIFYQCLYGKKPFGHNQSQATILEENTILKATDVQFANKPAVTNEAKSFIRACLAYRKEDRIDVLSLAKHEYLQPPMPKHSRLNSTQQQQQQQQQQQQAAQQQQSGQSVAGTFSTGLFGGMNASSSS; from the exons ATGTCAGCTGGATCACAGATACAGATGGCACCACAGTCTATTGTCAGCACAACCCAACCCGTTCATAGCCAGGACTCCAATATGAGTACAG gttCGTCTCACAGTGATAAAGAGGTGGACCCAAATACTCCGGAGAAGTTGCCAAGGACGCCAAGCgaaagaaagagaaagagaAAAGTAGAAGATTCTGGCGGTGGGCCAGTCGGTAAAGGTGTCAGAAACGCCAATTCGGAAAAGAAGATCAACGAATACTTTAAACATTCTGGTAACAGTCCCATCAGGCATGGTGGGGCGAAAAGTCCATCACCTCAGCAACCCTACCATCTAATG ttccCTCCCTCACCTCAACCGGTGGGACTACCCAGCCCTCAGATGCCACCCGCAAACACTGTTCCTTTCGAGTTTTTGAGCAAAACTCCAAAAATGCCCATCACCACCAACATGGTTAGCAGACACGTACAG GTAAAGCGTACACGGAACCCCGTTCAGACATCGAAAAACGCTCCTTCTAGATGCTCAGCTCCGTTTATTCTGGAACATACCCAC ACTGATTTAACGTGTCACGCAATAAAGGAGTACGAGACGCACACGTCTTCAGACCTGGAGGCGCGCAACAACAAGATCGAGGAGCTGACGAGGCAGGGCGAGGAGCTGAGGCATCAGATATCGACGCAGCAGAAGACGATCGAGCAGCAGAAGCAACACATAAACAAATGCATCGACGTGGTGAAGAAACTGCTCAAGGAGAAGAGCTCGATAGAGAAGAAAGAGGCGAGGCAGAAGTGTATGCAGAATAGGCTCAGGCTGGGTCAGTTCGTGACGCAGAGGGTGGGTGCCACCTTCCAGGAGAACTGGACTGATGGACATGCCTTCCAGGAGCTGGCTAG GCGGCAAGAGGAAATAACAGCAGAAAGGGAAGAGATAGACAGGCAAAAAAAATTGCTGATGAAGAAGAGGCCGTCGACCAACGAGGGCGGGCGCAAAAGAAACTCTAATCTACACAACGGCACCGACTCGGGCTTCTTAAAACCCGACGCAGTGCCAGGTTCGTTCACGTTGCAAGAGTACTACGAGGCTGACGAGATCCTGAAGCTTAGGCAGAACGCCCTGAAGAAGGAGGATGCCGACCTACAGTTGGAGATGGAGAAACTGGAAAGGGAGCGCAACTTGCACATCAGGGAGCTGAAACGTATCCATAACGAGGATCAGTCCAGGTTCAACAACCACCCAGTACTGAACGAGAGGTATCTGTTGCTGATGCTGCTCGGCAAGGGTGGCTTCAGTGAGGTACACAAGGCTTTCGACCTGAAGGAGCAGAGGTATGTCGCCTGCAAGGTGCATCAGCTGAACAAAGACTGGAAAGAGGACAAGAAGGCTAACTATATAAA ACATGCATTACGAGAATACAATATCCACAAAGCTTTAGATCACCCAAGGGTAGTAAAATTATATGACGTATTTGAAATAGATGCAAATTCATTTTGTACAGTCCTAGAATACTGTGATGGCCACGATCTTGATTTCTACTTGAAGCAG CATAAAACGATAGCAGAAAGGGAAGCCAGATCAATCATAATGCAGGTCGTGTCTGCCCTTAAGTACCTGAATGAGATTAAACCGCCTGTGATCCACTACGACCTAAAACCTGGCAACATCTTGTTGACTGAAGGCAATGTCTGTGGCGAAATCAAAATTACTGATTTCGGTCTTAGTAAAGTGATGGACGAGGAGAACTACAATCCAGATCACGGAATGGATCTTACCTCCCAGGGAGCAGGCACATACTG gTACCTGCCGCCTGAATGTTTTGTAGTAGGAAAGAACCCACCCAAAATATCTTCTAAGGTAGATGTCTGGAGCGTTGGTGTGATATTCTATCAGTGTCTGTACGGCAAGAAGCCTTTCGGGCACAACCAGTCTCAGGCGACAATTTTAGAAGAGAATACTATATTAAAGGCAACTGATGTTCAGTTCGCAAATAAACCTGCAGTCACAAATGAGGCTAAG AGTTTCATCCGTGCCTGTTTAGCGTACAGGAAAGAGGATCGTATCGATGTTCTTTCACTGGCGAAGCACGAATACCTGCAACCGCCGATGCCCAAACACTCCAGGCTGAACTCGACGCAGCAGCAGCAACAACAGCAACAGCAGCAGCAGCAGGCGGCCCAGCAGCAACAGTCCGGACAGTCTGTGGCCGGCACCTTCTCGACGGGTCTCTTCGGCGGCATGAACGCTTCCTCTTCGTCTTAG
- the LOC123681037 gene encoding serine/threonine-protein kinase tousled-like 2 isoform X4, with the protein MGHKRCFAGGGAGVKMEHFQAALDPRKQELLEARFMGARMSAGSQIQMAPQSIVSTTQPVHSQDSNMSTGSSHSDKEVDPNTPEKLPRTPSERKRKRKVEDSGGGPVGKGVRNANSEKKINEYFKHSGNSPIRHGGAKSPSPQQPYHLMFPPSPQPVGLPSPQMPPANTVPFEFLSKTPKMPITTNMVSRHVQVKRTRNPVQTSKNAPSRCSAPFILEHTHTDLTCHAIKEYETHTSSDLEARNNKIEELTRQGEELRHQISTQQKTIEQQKQHINKCIDVVKKLLKEKSSIEKKEARQKCMQNRLRLGQFVTQRVGATFQENWTDGHAFQELARRQEEITAEREEIDRQKKLLMKKRPSTNEGGRKRNSNLHNGTDSGFLKPDAVPGSFTLQEYYEADEILKLRQNALKKEDADLQLEMEKLERERNLHIRELKRIHNEDQSRFNNHPVLNERYLLLMLLGKGGFSEVHKAFDLKEQRYVACKVHQLNKDWKEDKKANYIKHALREYNIHKALDHPRVVKLYDVFEIDANSFCTVLEYCDGHDLDFYLKQHKTIAEREARSIIMQVVSALKYLNEIKPPVIHYDLKPGNILLTEGNVCGEIKITDFGLSKVMDEENYNPDHGMDLTSQGAGTYWYLPPECFVVGKNPPKISSKVDVWSVGVIFYQCLYGKKPFGHNQSQATILEENTILKATDVQFANKPAVTNEAKSFIRACLAYRKEDRIDVLSLAKHEYLQPPMPKHSRLNSTQQQQQQQQQQQQAAQQQQSGQSVAGTFSTGLFGGMNASSSS; encoded by the exons ATGTCAGCTGGATCACAGATACAGATGGCACCACAGTCTATTGTCAGCACAACCCAACCCGTTCATAGCCAGGACTCCAATATGAGTACAG gttCGTCTCACAGTGATAAAGAGGTGGACCCAAATACTCCGGAGAAGTTGCCAAGGACGCCAAGCgaaagaaagagaaagagaAAAGTAGAAGATTCTGGCGGTGGGCCAGTCGGTAAAGGTGTCAGAAACGCCAATTCGGAAAAGAAGATCAACGAATACTTTAAACATTCTGGTAACAGTCCCATCAGGCATGGTGGGGCGAAAAGTCCATCACCTCAGCAACCCTACCATCTAATG ttccCTCCCTCACCTCAACCGGTGGGACTACCCAGCCCTCAGATGCCACCCGCAAACACTGTTCCTTTCGAGTTTTTGAGCAAAACTCCAAAAATGCCCATCACCACCAACATGGTTAGCAGACACGTACAG GTAAAGCGTACACGGAACCCCGTTCAGACATCGAAAAACGCTCCTTCTAGATGCTCAGCTCCGTTTATTCTGGAACATACCCAC ACTGATTTAACGTGTCACGCAATAAAGGAGTACGAGACGCACACGTCTTCAGACCTGGAGGCGCGCAACAACAAGATCGAGGAGCTGACGAGGCAGGGCGAGGAGCTGAGGCATCAGATATCGACGCAGCAGAAGACGATCGAGCAGCAGAAGCAACACATAAACAAATGCATCGACGTGGTGAAGAAACTGCTCAAGGAGAAGAGCTCGATAGAGAAGAAAGAGGCGAGGCAGAAGTGTATGCAGAATAGGCTCAGGCTGGGTCAGTTCGTGACGCAGAGGGTGGGTGCCACCTTCCAGGAGAACTGGACTGATGGACATGCCTTCCAGGAGCTGGCTAG GCGGCAAGAGGAAATAACAGCAGAAAGGGAAGAGATAGACAGGCAAAAAAAATTGCTGATGAAGAAGAGGCCGTCGACCAACGAGGGCGGGCGCAAAAGAAACTCTAATCTACACAACGGCACCGACTCGGGCTTCTTAAAACCCGACGCAGTGCCAGGTTCGTTCACGTTGCAAGAGTACTACGAGGCTGACGAGATCCTGAAGCTTAGGCAGAACGCCCTGAAGAAGGAGGATGCCGACCTACAGTTGGAGATGGAGAAACTGGAAAGGGAGCGCAACTTGCACATCAGGGAGCTGAAACGTATCCATAACGAGGATCAGTCCAGGTTCAACAACCACCCAGTACTGAACGAGAGGTATCTGTTGCTGATGCTGCTCGGCAAGGGTGGCTTCAGTGAGGTACACAAGGCTTTCGACCTGAAGGAGCAGAGGTATGTCGCCTGCAAGGTGCATCAGCTGAACAAAGACTGGAAAGAGGACAAGAAGGCTAACTATATAAA ACATGCATTACGAGAATACAATATCCACAAAGCTTTAGATCACCCAAGGGTAGTAAAATTATATGACGTATTTGAAATAGATGCAAATTCATTTTGTACAGTCCTAGAATACTGTGATGGCCACGATCTTGATTTCTACTTGAAGCAG CATAAAACGATAGCAGAAAGGGAAGCCAGATCAATCATAATGCAGGTCGTGTCTGCCCTTAAGTACCTGAATGAGATTAAACCGCCTGTGATCCACTACGACCTAAAACCTGGCAACATCTTGTTGACTGAAGGCAATGTCTGTGGCGAAATCAAAATTACTGATTTCGGTCTTAGTAAAGTGATGGACGAGGAGAACTACAATCCAGATCACGGAATGGATCTTACCTCCCAGGGAGCAGGCACATACTG gTACCTGCCGCCTGAATGTTTTGTAGTAGGAAAGAACCCACCCAAAATATCTTCTAAGGTAGATGTCTGGAGCGTTGGTGTGATATTCTATCAGTGTCTGTACGGCAAGAAGCCTTTCGGGCACAACCAGTCTCAGGCGACAATTTTAGAAGAGAATACTATATTAAAGGCAACTGATGTTCAGTTCGCAAATAAACCTGCAGTCACAAATGAGGCTAAG AGTTTCATCCGTGCCTGTTTAGCGTACAGGAAAGAGGATCGTATCGATGTTCTTTCACTGGCGAAGCACGAATACCTGCAACCGCCGATGCCCAAACACTCCAGGCTGAACTCGACGCAGCAGCAGCAACAACAGCAACAGCAGCAGCAGCAGGCGGCCCAGCAGCAACAGTCCGGACAGTCTGTGGCCGGCACCTTCTCGACGGGTCTCTTCGGCGGCATGAACGCTTCCTCTTCGTCTTAG
- the LOC123681037 gene encoding serine/threonine-protein kinase tousled-like 2 isoform X15, protein MSAGSQIQMAPQSIVSTTQPVHSQDSNMSTGSSHSDKEVDPNTPEKLPRTPSERKRKRKVEDSGGGPVGKGVRNANSEKKINEYFKHSGNSPIRHGGAKSPSPQQPYHLMFPPSPQPVGLPSPQMPPANTVPFEFLSKTPKMPITTNMVSRHVQVKRTRNPVQTSKNAPSRCSAPFILEHTHTDLTCHAIKEYETHTSSDLEARNNKIEELTRQGEELRHQISTQQKTIEQQKQHINKCIDVVKKLLKEKSSIEKKEARQKCMQNRLRLGQFVTQRVGATFQENWTDGHAFQELARRQEEITAEREEIDRQKKLLMKKRPSTNEGGRKRNSNLHNGTDSGFLKPDAVPGSFTLQEYYEADEILKLRQNALKKEDADLQLEMEKLERERNLHIRELKRIHNEDQSRFNNHPVLNERYLLLMLLGKGGFSEVHKAFDLKEQRYVACKVHQLNKDWKEDKKANYIKHALREYNIHKALDHPRVVKLYDVFEIDANSFCTVLEYCDGHDLDFYLKQHKTIAEREARSIIMQVVSALKYLNEIKPPVIHYDLKPGNILLTEGNVCGEIKITDFGLSKVMDEENYNPDHGMDLTSQGAGTYWYLPPECFVVGKNPPKISSKVDVWSVGVIFYQCLYGKKPFGHNQSQATILEENTILKATDVQFANKPAVTNEAKSFIRACLAYRKEDRIDVLSLAKHEYLQPPMPKHSRLNSTQQQQQQQQQQQQAAQQQQSGQSVAGTFSTGLFGGMNASSSS, encoded by the exons ATGTCAGCTGGATCACAGATACAGATGGCACCACAGTCTATTGTCAGCACAACCCAACCCGTTCATAGCCAGGACTCCAATATGAGTACAG gttCGTCTCACAGTGATAAAGAGGTGGACCCAAATACTCCGGAGAAGTTGCCAAGGACGCCAAGCgaaagaaagagaaagagaAAAGTAGAAGATTCTGGCGGTGGGCCAGTCGGTAAAGGTGTCAGAAACGCCAATTCGGAAAAGAAGATCAACGAATACTTTAAACATTCTGGTAACAGTCCCATCAGGCATGGTGGGGCGAAAAGTCCATCACCTCAGCAACCCTACCATCTAATG ttccCTCCCTCACCTCAACCGGTGGGACTACCCAGCCCTCAGATGCCACCCGCAAACACTGTTCCTTTCGAGTTTTTGAGCAAAACTCCAAAAATGCCCATCACCACCAACATGGTTAGCAGACACGTACAG GTAAAGCGTACACGGAACCCCGTTCAGACATCGAAAAACGCTCCTTCTAGATGCTCAGCTCCGTTTATTCTGGAACATACCCAC ACTGATTTAACGTGTCACGCAATAAAGGAGTACGAGACGCACACGTCTTCAGACCTGGAGGCGCGCAACAACAAGATCGAGGAGCTGACGAGGCAGGGCGAGGAGCTGAGGCATCAGATATCGACGCAGCAGAAGACGATCGAGCAGCAGAAGCAACACATAAACAAATGCATCGACGTGGTGAAGAAACTGCTCAAGGAGAAGAGCTCGATAGAGAAGAAAGAGGCGAGGCAGAAGTGTATGCAGAATAGGCTCAGGCTGGGTCAGTTCGTGACGCAGAGGGTGGGTGCCACCTTCCAGGAGAACTGGACTGATGGACATGCCTTCCAGGAGCTGGCTAG GCGGCAAGAGGAAATAACAGCAGAAAGGGAAGAGATAGACAGGCAAAAAAAATTGCTGATGAAGAAGAGGCCGTCGACCAACGAGGGCGGGCGCAAAAGAAACTCTAATCTACACAACGGCACCGACTCGGGCTTCTTAAAACCCGACGCAGTGCCAGGTTCGTTCACGTTGCAAGAGTACTACGAGGCTGACGAGATCCTGAAGCTTAGGCAGAACGCCCTGAAGAAGGAGGATGCCGACCTACAGTTGGAGATGGAGAAACTGGAAAGGGAGCGCAACTTGCACATCAGGGAGCTGAAACGTATCCATAACGAGGATCAGTCCAGGTTCAACAACCACCCAGTACTGAACGAGAGGTATCTGTTGCTGATGCTGCTCGGCAAGGGTGGCTTCAGTGAGGTACACAAGGCTTTCGACCTGAAGGAGCAGAGGTATGTCGCCTGCAAGGTGCATCAGCTGAACAAAGACTGGAAAGAGGACAAGAAGGCTAACTATATAAA ACATGCATTACGAGAATACAATATCCACAAAGCTTTAGATCACCCAAGGGTAGTAAAATTATATGACGTATTTGAAATAGATGCAAATTCATTTTGTACAGTCCTAGAATACTGTGATGGCCACGATCTTGATTTCTACTTGAAGCAG CATAAAACGATAGCAGAAAGGGAAGCCAGATCAATCATAATGCAGGTCGTGTCTGCCCTTAAGTACCTGAATGAGATTAAACCGCCTGTGATCCACTACGACCTAAAACCTGGCAACATCTTGTTGACTGAAGGCAATGTCTGTGGCGAAATCAAAATTACTGATTTCGGTCTTAGTAAAGTGATGGACGAGGAGAACTACAATCCAGATCACGGAATGGATCTTACCTCCCAGGGAGCAGGCACATACTG gTACCTGCCGCCTGAATGTTTTGTAGTAGGAAAGAACCCACCCAAAATATCTTCTAAGGTAGATGTCTGGAGCGTTGGTGTGATATTCTATCAGTGTCTGTACGGCAAGAAGCCTTTCGGGCACAACCAGTCTCAGGCGACAATTTTAGAAGAGAATACTATATTAAAGGCAACTGATGTTCAGTTCGCAAATAAACCTGCAGTCACAAATGAGGCTAAG AGTTTCATCCGTGCCTGTTTAGCGTACAGGAAAGAGGATCGTATCGATGTTCTTTCACTGGCGAAGCACGAATACCTGCAACCGCCGATGCCCAAACACTCCAGGCTGAACTCGACGCAGCAGCAGCAACAACAGCAACAGCAGCAGCAGCAGGCGGCCCAGCAGCAACAGTCCGGACAGTCTGTGGCCGGCACCTTCTCGACGGGTCTCTTCGGCGGCATGAACGCTTCCTCTTCGTCTTAG
- the LOC123681037 gene encoding serine/threonine-protein kinase tousled-like 2 isoform X9, producing the protein MAMQISKYYRVKRLRTTCKMSAGSQIQMAPQSIVSTTQPVHSQDSNMSTGSSHSDKEVDPNTPEKLPRTPSERKRKRKVEDSGGGPVGKGVRNANSEKKINEYFKHSGNSPIRHGGAKSPSPQQPYHLMFPPSPQPVGLPSPQMPPANTVPFEFLSKTPKMPITTNMVSRHVQVKRTRNPVQTSKNAPSRCSAPFILEHTHTDLTCHAIKEYETHTSSDLEARNNKIEELTRQGEELRHQISTQQKTIEQQKQHINKCIDVVKKLLKEKSSIEKKEARQKCMQNRLRLGQFVTQRVGATFQENWTDGHAFQELARRQEEITAEREEIDRQKKLLMKKRPSTNEGGRKRNSNLHNGTDSGFLKPDAVPGSFTLQEYYEADEILKLRQNALKKEDADLQLEMEKLERERNLHIRELKRIHNEDQSRFNNHPVLNERYLLLMLLGKGGFSEVHKAFDLKEQRYVACKVHQLNKDWKEDKKANYIKHALREYNIHKALDHPRVVKLYDVFEIDANSFCTVLEYCDGHDLDFYLKQHKTIAEREARSIIMQVVSALKYLNEIKPPVIHYDLKPGNILLTEGNVCGEIKITDFGLSKVMDEENYNPDHGMDLTSQGAGTYWYLPPECFVVGKNPPKISSKVDVWSVGVIFYQCLYGKKPFGHNQSQATILEENTILKATDVQFANKPAVTNEAKSFIRACLAYRKEDRIDVLSLAKHEYLQPPMPKHSRLNSTQQQQQQQQQQQQAAQQQQSGQSVAGTFSTGLFGGMNASSSS; encoded by the exons ATGGCTATGCAAATTTCGAAATATTATAGAGTGAAGCGATTACGCACAACTTGTAAA ATGTCAGCTGGATCACAGATACAGATGGCACCACAGTCTATTGTCAGCACAACCCAACCCGTTCATAGCCAGGACTCCAATATGAGTACAG gttCGTCTCACAGTGATAAAGAGGTGGACCCAAATACTCCGGAGAAGTTGCCAAGGACGCCAAGCgaaagaaagagaaagagaAAAGTAGAAGATTCTGGCGGTGGGCCAGTCGGTAAAGGTGTCAGAAACGCCAATTCGGAAAAGAAGATCAACGAATACTTTAAACATTCTGGTAACAGTCCCATCAGGCATGGTGGGGCGAAAAGTCCATCACCTCAGCAACCCTACCATCTAATG ttccCTCCCTCACCTCAACCGGTGGGACTACCCAGCCCTCAGATGCCACCCGCAAACACTGTTCCTTTCGAGTTTTTGAGCAAAACTCCAAAAATGCCCATCACCACCAACATGGTTAGCAGACACGTACAG GTAAAGCGTACACGGAACCCCGTTCAGACATCGAAAAACGCTCCTTCTAGATGCTCAGCTCCGTTTATTCTGGAACATACCCAC ACTGATTTAACGTGTCACGCAATAAAGGAGTACGAGACGCACACGTCTTCAGACCTGGAGGCGCGCAACAACAAGATCGAGGAGCTGACGAGGCAGGGCGAGGAGCTGAGGCATCAGATATCGACGCAGCAGAAGACGATCGAGCAGCAGAAGCAACACATAAACAAATGCATCGACGTGGTGAAGAAACTGCTCAAGGAGAAGAGCTCGATAGAGAAGAAAGAGGCGAGGCAGAAGTGTATGCAGAATAGGCTCAGGCTGGGTCAGTTCGTGACGCAGAGGGTGGGTGCCACCTTCCAGGAGAACTGGACTGATGGACATGCCTTCCAGGAGCTGGCTAG GCGGCAAGAGGAAATAACAGCAGAAAGGGAAGAGATAGACAGGCAAAAAAAATTGCTGATGAAGAAGAGGCCGTCGACCAACGAGGGCGGGCGCAAAAGAAACTCTAATCTACACAACGGCACCGACTCGGGCTTCTTAAAACCCGACGCAGTGCCAGGTTCGTTCACGTTGCAAGAGTACTACGAGGCTGACGAGATCCTGAAGCTTAGGCAGAACGCCCTGAAGAAGGAGGATGCCGACCTACAGTTGGAGATGGAGAAACTGGAAAGGGAGCGCAACTTGCACATCAGGGAGCTGAAACGTATCCATAACGAGGATCAGTCCAGGTTCAACAACCACCCAGTACTGAACGAGAGGTATCTGTTGCTGATGCTGCTCGGCAAGGGTGGCTTCAGTGAGGTACACAAGGCTTTCGACCTGAAGGAGCAGAGGTATGTCGCCTGCAAGGTGCATCAGCTGAACAAAGACTGGAAAGAGGACAAGAAGGCTAACTATATAAA ACATGCATTACGAGAATACAATATCCACAAAGCTTTAGATCACCCAAGGGTAGTAAAATTATATGACGTATTTGAAATAGATGCAAATTCATTTTGTACAGTCCTAGAATACTGTGATGGCCACGATCTTGATTTCTACTTGAAGCAG CATAAAACGATAGCAGAAAGGGAAGCCAGATCAATCATAATGCAGGTCGTGTCTGCCCTTAAGTACCTGAATGAGATTAAACCGCCTGTGATCCACTACGACCTAAAACCTGGCAACATCTTGTTGACTGAAGGCAATGTCTGTGGCGAAATCAAAATTACTGATTTCGGTCTTAGTAAAGTGATGGACGAGGAGAACTACAATCCAGATCACGGAATGGATCTTACCTCCCAGGGAGCAGGCACATACTG gTACCTGCCGCCTGAATGTTTTGTAGTAGGAAAGAACCCACCCAAAATATCTTCTAAGGTAGATGTCTGGAGCGTTGGTGTGATATTCTATCAGTGTCTGTACGGCAAGAAGCCTTTCGGGCACAACCAGTCTCAGGCGACAATTTTAGAAGAGAATACTATATTAAAGGCAACTGATGTTCAGTTCGCAAATAAACCTGCAGTCACAAATGAGGCTAAG AGTTTCATCCGTGCCTGTTTAGCGTACAGGAAAGAGGATCGTATCGATGTTCTTTCACTGGCGAAGCACGAATACCTGCAACCGCCGATGCCCAAACACTCCAGGCTGAACTCGACGCAGCAGCAGCAACAACAGCAACAGCAGCAGCAGCAGGCGGCCCAGCAGCAACAGTCCGGACAGTCTGTGGCCGGCACCTTCTCGACGGGTCTCTTCGGCGGCATGAACGCTTCCTCTTCGTCTTAG